A genomic segment from Limisphaera ngatamarikiensis encodes:
- a CDS encoding heavy metal translocating P-type ATPase metal-binding domain-containing protein translates to MEPGPVAAGSDAGPAGSPSNCAHCGTPCGTGSVEVEGLRFCCAGCRTVFELLDRHGLSRFYELSRTPGLRVSGPVGAAQFAHLDDPEVLERVLDFSDGRRHRVTLHIPAIHCVACVWLLENLFRLHPGIGRCEVNYPRRDLMVEYAPERLRLSELVALLAWLGTSRCFTGGIWAGVGGLRRSRFGCGCNRVWRGLPLAM, encoded by the coding sequence ATGGAGCCGGGGCCGGTAGCGGCGGGGTCCGACGCCGGTCCTGCGGGGAGTCCTTCCAACTGCGCACATTGCGGCACGCCGTGTGGCACCGGTTCGGTGGAGGTTGAGGGGCTGCGTTTTTGCTGTGCCGGGTGCCGGACCGTGTTTGAGTTGCTGGACCGTCATGGTTTGAGCCGGTTTTATGAGTTGTCGCGGACTCCGGGTCTGCGGGTGAGCGGGCCGGTGGGGGCGGCGCAGTTTGCCCATCTGGACGATCCGGAGGTGTTGGAGAGGGTGTTGGATTTCAGTGACGGGCGCCGGCACCGGGTTACGTTGCATATTCCGGCCATTCATTGCGTGGCGTGTGTGTGGTTGTTGGAGAACCTGTTCCGGTTGCATCCGGGCATTGGGCGTTGCGAGGTCAACTATCCCCGGCGGGATCTGATGGTGGAGTATGCCCCGGAGCGGTTGCGGTTGAGCGAGCTGGTGGCGTTGCTGGCCTGGCTGGGTACGAGTCGGTGTTTCACTGGGGGGATCTGGGCGGGCGTCGGGGGACTTCGGAGAAGCCGGTTCGGCTGTGGTTGCAATCGGGTGTGGCGGGGCTTGCCTTTGGCAATGTGA
- the ccoG gene encoding cytochrome c oxidase accessory protein CcoG, producing the protein MNGAGPDMSGPGDLPVAGSRVASGRGTGDFRDHLATADERGRRIWLYPRKPRGRYTRARRVVSVFLLVLLFTGPFITIGGNPLLMINVVERRFSVLGQVFWPQDAAILALGLLLFFSAIAVFTAAFGRLWCGWTCPQTVFMEMVFRPIEYWIEGDGPEQRALNAAPWTVRKVLKKVAKHAVFLTLSFVIGNTFLAYILGGRAWWELVTDDPRRHLTGLGFMVLFTLVFYGVFARFREQACTFICPYGRFQSVLLDEHSIVVAYDYKRGERRGRWRRDQTPAERRAAGLGDCIDCRRCVEVCPTGIDIRNGTQMECVNCTACMDACDAVMDRLRLPRGLIRYASLNGIERGERLRITPRMVLYSCVLLGLLTALGMILATRSPVDVTVLRAPGSLFQKTPEGRISNLYQMKIVNKTSQPMPVELELEEPAGRMTVFGAPLVVPAGELLQTSVLVELEPGQVVQSPVEVRIAVMHQGRKLQSVRTGFLGPVRAGSSMIP; encoded by the coding sequence ATGAACGGGGCAGGACCGGACATGTCGGGTCCGGGCGACCTTCCGGTGGCGGGTTCCCGGGTGGCGTCGGGGCGGGGGACGGGTGATTTTCGGGATCACCTGGCCACGGCGGACGAACGGGGGCGGCGCATCTGGCTGTACCCGCGCAAACCGCGGGGGCGTTACACGCGCGCACGGCGTGTGGTCAGTGTGTTTCTGTTGGTGCTTTTGTTTACCGGGCCCTTCATTACGATTGGCGGAAACCCTCTGTTGATGATCAACGTGGTGGAGCGGCGGTTTTCGGTCCTGGGCCAGGTCTTCTGGCCGCAGGATGCCGCGATTCTGGCGCTGGGATTGTTGCTGTTTTTCAGTGCAATTGCGGTTTTCACGGCGGCGTTTGGACGGTTGTGGTGTGGTTGGACCTGTCCCCAGACGGTGTTCATGGAGATGGTGTTCCGGCCGATTGAGTATTGGATTGAAGGGGATGGCCCGGAGCAGCGGGCTTTGAACGCGGCTCCGTGGACGGTGCGGAAGGTGCTGAAGAAGGTGGCGAAGCATGCGGTGTTTCTGACGCTTTCGTTTGTGATCGGGAACACATTTCTGGCCTACATTCTCGGGGGACGGGCGTGGTGGGAGCTGGTGACGGATGATCCGCGCCGGCATTTGACGGGGTTGGGTTTCATGGTCCTGTTCACGCTGGTGTTTTATGGCGTGTTTGCGCGGTTTCGGGAGCAGGCGTGCACGTTCATTTGTCCGTACGGACGGTTTCAGTCGGTGTTGCTGGACGAGCATTCGATTGTTGTGGCGTACGATTACAAACGGGGGGAACGGCGGGGGCGATGGCGGCGGGACCAGACACCGGCGGAGCGGCGGGCGGCGGGTTTGGGGGATTGCATTGATTGCCGGCGGTGCGTGGAGGTGTGTCCGACGGGGATCGACATACGGAACGGCACCCAGATGGAGTGTGTCAACTGCACGGCGTGCATGGACGCGTGTGATGCGGTGATGGATCGGCTCAGGCTGCCCCGCGGGCTGATCCGGTATGCATCGCTGAACGGGATTGAACGGGGCGAACGGCTACGGATCACGCCGCGCATGGTGTTGTACAGTTGCGTGTTGTTGGGGTTGTTGACGGCGTTGGGGATGATTTTGGCGACGCGGTCGCCGGTGGATGTGACGGTTTTGCGCGCGCCCGGGAGTTTGTTTCAGAAGACGCCGGAAGGTCGGATCAGCAACCTGTATCAGATGAAGATCGTGAACAAGACGTCGCAGCCCATGCCGGTGGAGCTGGAGCTGGAAGAGCCGGCGGGTCGGATGACGGTGTTTGGGGCGCCGCTAGTGGTCCCGGCGGGGGAACTGTTGCAGACGTCGGTGTTGGTGGAGTTGGAGCCGGGGCAGGTGGTTCAAAGTCCCGTGGAGGTTCGGATTGCGGTGATGCATCAGGGACGGAAGTTGCAGAGTGTTCGGACCGGTTTCCTGGGGCCGGTGAGGGCCGGCTCGTCCATGATTCCATGA
- a CDS encoding FixH family protein: MKASERSSGGSLWPAGLVTAFVLFVAGTAALVWVSRRANLDLVRPDYYEAEQVHDAEQARRDRASALAPRLRLTLDDLRRRLLLQLPPGHEGATGRVVFYRPSAAAMDREWPLQPDGSGLQEISVRDLASGLWRVRVIWTNGGVEYEETGDFVLRGSGEDPAR, encoded by the coding sequence ATGAAAGCTTCGGAACGGTCTTCGGGGGGGTCGCTGTGGCCTGCGGGCCTGGTGACGGCCTTTGTGTTGTTCGTTGCGGGCACGGCGGCACTGGTCTGGGTGAGTCGGCGTGCGAACCTGGATCTGGTGCGTCCCGATTATTACGAAGCAGAGCAGGTTCATGATGCGGAGCAGGCGCGGCGGGACAGGGCGTCGGCGCTGGCACCCCGGCTGCGCCTGACGCTGGACGATTTGCGGCGCCGGTTGTTGTTGCAGTTACCGCCGGGGCATGAAGGGGCCACCGGTCGCGTGGTTTTCTATCGGCCGTCGGCTGCGGCGATGGACCGTGAATGGCCGTTGCAACCGGACGGCTCGGGTTTGCAGGAAATTTCGGTGAGGGACCTGGCGTCCGGGCTGTGGCGCGTGCGGGTCATTTGGACGAACGGCGGGGTGGAGTACGAGGAGACGGGGGACTTCGTACTGCGCGGCTCTGGCGAGGATCCGGCTCGGTAA
- a CDS encoding TonB-dependent siderophore receptor: MKRRVWSWMLRLKHDGANGPGSECAGDPAGLRKGVDPWRFQRGRGRRALSGCVALGAWVCGAAGAEVSAASGAGGGAESTNAPAAELPPLVVRAEPVAEGGWRLDNTLKLPAPLHEIPRSITVFDAEQMWEQNFRTPVDAFYYTPGLFPNAVGNGAYHYIARGFRMLPGDTLVDGFQGFYVGGGQGPMSLYGVERMVVLRGPAGLQYGASTMPGAVINLITKRPRPEPLTRVGLTTFTYGGGGWDVDERLGYGLELDTTGPVDAEGRLLYRAVLAGDNSEMFTEDVLYQTRYFSTAVTLKLDPEGRHLVTPLVQFSENKRPGGLGMVISPSTSLSTSDGVSGPIHEGDLSPLSVRLWDGNRKDKYLVAGFDAQSRLLDGWTLNASYRINHYETDILQWSPVVNNAAQRALLVQSNLVYRTQSKSQADRLQHLFDVNTVFEFEPAEWWKDRFQVGINGRKFDMESRSATGPLSTPQSPIHIYTGRVLEPVRDVSTGWGPVSVSDEFHWNVYVQNQAALLEERWILTLGVGYGQQHFADAPTRKSDAVPTAGLLYKITPELAAYVSYATSYQPADPTLEDYDGRAGVFDPQTGVNYEAGLKYDLSRGRASVAAAVFWTERDNVIVQDTSRGQVNVNGRPYYIQQRGQRAGGVELSAEVRPLEGWRVNGTFAWIDASYETGLYPKPVAKTPEYSWSLYTRYDVTRGPLRGLGASVGVVWQDERMSGAAARTAASPDPLMLPSFWRVDAGLFYRVNEHLDVALNVENLLDERIFVDGTTGANLQVAAPRTLTLRMGYRF; this comes from the coding sequence ATGAAACGACGGGTTTGGTCTTGGATGTTGAGGCTCAAGCATGATGGTGCAAACGGGCCGGGGTCCGAGTGTGCGGGCGACCCGGCCGGGTTGCGAAAGGGGGTGGACCCGTGGAGGTTCCAGCGGGGCCGTGGGCGCCGGGCGCTGTCCGGTTGCGTGGCGCTGGGGGCATGGGTGTGTGGGGCGGCCGGGGCAGAGGTGAGTGCTGCATCGGGAGCCGGCGGCGGAGCAGAATCGACGAACGCACCTGCGGCCGAACTACCGCCGCTGGTGGTGCGAGCCGAGCCGGTGGCCGAGGGGGGCTGGCGCCTGGACAACACGCTGAAGTTGCCGGCGCCGCTGCATGAAATCCCGCGGAGCATCACGGTGTTTGATGCCGAGCAAATGTGGGAGCAGAACTTCCGGACTCCGGTGGATGCGTTTTACTACACTCCGGGTTTGTTTCCCAACGCCGTGGGCAACGGCGCCTATCATTACATTGCCCGGGGGTTTCGGATGCTTCCGGGGGACACCCTGGTGGATGGGTTTCAGGGCTTTTACGTGGGTGGCGGTCAGGGGCCGATGTCGTTGTACGGGGTGGAGCGAATGGTGGTGCTGCGGGGGCCGGCCGGGTTGCAGTATGGTGCTTCCACGATGCCCGGGGCGGTGATCAACCTGATCACGAAACGGCCGAGGCCGGAGCCGCTGACCCGGGTGGGCCTGACCACGTTTACCTACGGTGGCGGGGGCTGGGATGTTGATGAGCGGCTGGGTTATGGATTGGAATTGGACACCACGGGGCCGGTGGATGCAGAGGGGCGGTTGTTGTACCGGGCGGTGCTGGCCGGGGACAACAGCGAGATGTTCACCGAGGATGTGTTGTATCAGACGCGATATTTCAGCACGGCGGTCACGCTGAAGCTGGATCCCGAGGGCCGACACCTCGTCACGCCTCTGGTGCAATTTTCGGAAAACAAGCGGCCCGGTGGGTTGGGGATGGTCATATCACCCTCGACGTCACTCAGCACGTCCGACGGTGTGAGCGGGCCGATTCACGAGGGGGATTTGTCTCCGTTGAGTGTCCGTTTGTGGGACGGAAACCGGAAAGACAAATATCTCGTGGCGGGGTTTGACGCACAGTCGCGTCTGCTGGACGGGTGGACGTTGAATGCGTCGTATCGGATCAATCACTACGAAACGGACATTTTGCAGTGGAGTCCTGTGGTCAACAATGCGGCGCAGCGGGCGCTGCTGGTACAGAGCAATCTGGTGTACCGGACGCAGTCGAAGAGTCAGGCGGATCGCCTGCAACACCTGTTCGACGTAAACACGGTGTTTGAGTTTGAGCCGGCAGAATGGTGGAAGGATCGGTTCCAGGTGGGGATCAACGGCAGGAAGTTTGATATGGAGAGCCGGTCGGCGACGGGGCCGCTGTCGACACCGCAGTCCCCGATTCACATTTATACTGGCCGGGTGCTGGAGCCGGTGCGTGATGTTTCGACGGGTTGGGGGCCCGTGAGCGTCAGCGATGAGTTTCACTGGAATGTGTATGTGCAGAATCAGGCGGCATTACTGGAGGAGCGGTGGATCCTGACGTTGGGAGTGGGGTATGGCCAGCAGCATTTTGCGGACGCGCCGACCCGGAAGAGTGATGCGGTGCCCACGGCCGGGTTGCTCTACAAGATCACGCCGGAGCTGGCGGCCTATGTGAGTTACGCAACCAGTTATCAACCGGCGGATCCCACGCTCGAGGATTATGACGGCCGGGCAGGAGTGTTTGATCCCCAGACAGGCGTGAATTACGAGGCCGGGCTGAAATATGATCTGTCCCGGGGACGTGCGAGTGTGGCGGCGGCGGTGTTCTGGACGGAGCGGGATAATGTCATTGTGCAGGACACTTCCAGGGGACAGGTGAACGTGAATGGCCGACCCTATTATATCCAGCAGCGTGGTCAGCGTGCCGGGGGCGTGGAGCTTTCGGCGGAGGTGCGACCGCTGGAGGGATGGCGGGTAAACGGAACGTTTGCATGGATCGATGCGAGTTATGAAACGGGTTTGTATCCCAAGCCTGTGGCGAAGACGCCCGAGTATTCCTGGAGTCTATATACCCGTTACGACGTGACCAGGGGGCCGCTGCGGGGTCTGGGTGCCAGTGTGGGGGTTGTGTGGCAGGACGAGCGGATGTCAGGCGCTGCGGCCCGCACGGCGGCAAGTCCGGACCCGCTGATGTTGCCGTCGTTCTGGCGCGTGGATGCCGGTTTGTTTTATCGCGTAAACGAGCACCTGGATGTGGCACTGAATGTGGAGAACCTGTTGGATGAGAGGATCTTCGTGGATGGCACCACGGGTGCGAATCTGCAGGTGGCTGCACCCCGGACGTTGACCCTGCGCATGGGGTACAGGTTCTAG
- a CDS encoding PepSY-associated TM helix domain-containing protein, with protein sequence MKLRSMLFWVHLLAGVVAGVVIAVMSLTGALLAFEKQVIAWAEGRNRRVLVGEDGARLPVQSVLERIQRETGRMPVALTWYRDTGLAVEIVMGREEVLYWDPVSDELRPSRAAGVRKAMAVLTSWHRWLGMEGEGRSRGKAITGACNVAFLVLIVTGAVLWWPVRRGGSAWRVRLWFRGGMRGRARDWHWHHVLGLWCGPVLLILSATAVVISYEWASRWVTGLGANQTAGPSVLSRPSGGDELVEADARRQWTVDELWARVSGEVPHWTRVMVRFGGNRPGGPRSGGGSSPAERRLEGVVGESGKQSGGRGDVGGSKEEARDGVSTRRDGLVAGGGGGRDGRGGGVMTFTVQERGAWPLFAVVRIQVDSRSGRVELVERHEDQPLGRRLRAWLRYLHTGEALGWPGQLVAMGASLGAVVLVWTGLALSWRRFFGRGVVVGLEGDGAAGSRSGSAPLEGKGPQFTDKESQPTASGRRGGVI encoded by the coding sequence ATGAAACTGCGGAGTATGTTGTTTTGGGTGCACCTGCTGGCCGGTGTCGTGGCCGGCGTGGTGATTGCAGTCATGTCGCTCACGGGCGCCCTGTTGGCGTTTGAGAAGCAGGTGATCGCGTGGGCGGAGGGCAGGAACCGGCGGGTGCTGGTAGGGGAGGATGGGGCGCGTTTGCCGGTGCAATCGGTGTTGGAACGGATCCAGAGGGAGACGGGGCGGATGCCGGTGGCGTTGACCTGGTACCGGGACACCGGGCTTGCGGTGGAGATTGTGATGGGTAGAGAGGAGGTGTTGTACTGGGACCCTGTGTCGGACGAATTGCGGCCTTCACGTGCCGCTGGTGTGCGGAAGGCAATGGCCGTGTTGACGTCATGGCACCGGTGGCTGGGTATGGAGGGTGAAGGGCGATCCCGGGGCAAGGCGATCACGGGGGCGTGTAATGTGGCTTTTCTTGTCCTGATTGTGACGGGGGCGGTTTTGTGGTGGCCGGTTCGTCGTGGTGGGAGCGCCTGGCGGGTACGGCTGTGGTTTCGCGGGGGCATGCGGGGGCGCGCACGGGATTGGCACTGGCATCATGTGTTGGGTCTTTGGTGTGGGCCCGTGTTGTTGATCCTGAGTGCTACTGCTGTTGTGATCTCGTATGAGTGGGCGTCGCGTTGGGTGACGGGTCTCGGAGCGAATCAGACCGCCGGACCCTCCGTGTTGTCGCGTCCTTCGGGAGGGGATGAGTTGGTTGAGGCGGATGCCCGGCGGCAATGGACGGTGGATGAGCTTTGGGCGCGGGTATCCGGGGAGGTGCCCCATTGGACGAGGGTGATGGTTCGCTTTGGAGGTAACCGACCCGGTGGGCCGAGGTCCGGGGGCGGGTCCAGCCCGGCCGAGCGGCGCCTGGAGGGTGTTGTGGGGGAATCGGGCAAGCAGTCGGGCGGGCGTGGGGACGTCGGCGGTTCGAAGGAGGAGGCCCGCGATGGCGTGTCAACAAGGCGTGACGGGTTGGTCGCCGGTGGGGGAGGTGGGCGGGATGGCCGCGGGGGAGGAGTGATGACCTTTACGGTGCAGGAGCGGGGCGCGTGGCCATTGTTTGCGGTGGTGCGGATTCAGGTGGACTCGCGGTCGGGTCGCGTTGAATTGGTGGAGCGGCATGAGGACCAACCGTTGGGTCGGAGGTTGCGGGCCTGGTTGCGGTATTTGCACACGGGGGAGGCATTGGGATGGCCGGGGCAATTGGTGGCGATGGGGGCTTCGCTGGGTGCGGTGGTATTGGTGTGGACAGGGTTGGCTCTGAGTTGGCGTCGGTTCTTTGGCCGGGGGGTGGTGGTGGGTTTGGAGGGTGATGGAGCCGCGGGGTCCCGGTCCGGGTCTGCTCCGTTGGAGGGCAAGGGACCGCAATTCACCGACAAAGAATCGCAACCTACCGCAAGCGGGCGTCGGGGTGGGGTGATATGA
- a CDS encoding energy transducer TonB produces MGAELVQPALAVLWAVTAGTGFVGLVVPYPEAVQEAQEVAPPVLEVKPLAVELAPPGFDGVASSPAGMEQSLPAGELVLPEPSASVSVPAAMVAQDLPALPELPVALWSDQGLAVEGSAGGGRVENGATSERWSGHGGGVGAGAGVAGTGSGGGVQALVLGVGEGRQPAPPYPLEARRRGQEGVVRIRFCVGQDGRVLWAEALDGCSWPLLRDAALTTVRRWWRFRPGEVRLYEVEIRFELARAEVGFRG; encoded by the coding sequence ATGGGTGCGGAGTTGGTCCAACCGGCGCTGGCGGTTTTATGGGCTGTGACCGCCGGGACGGGGTTTGTGGGGCTGGTGGTCCCCTATCCGGAGGCTGTGCAGGAGGCTCAAGAGGTTGCGCCGCCGGTGCTTGAGGTGAAACCCCTTGCTGTGGAACTGGCGCCTCCGGGTTTTGATGGGGTTGCTTCAAGTCCCGCAGGTATGGAGCAGAGTCTTCCAGCGGGGGAGTTGGTGTTGCCGGAACCGTCGGCGTCGGTGTCCGTACCGGCAGCGATGGTGGCGCAGGATTTACCTGCTTTACCGGAGTTGCCTGTGGCGTTGTGGTCGGATCAAGGGTTGGCGGTGGAGGGATCGGCTGGTGGCGGGCGGGTGGAGAATGGAGCCACGTCTGAAAGGTGGTCTGGTCATGGTGGGGGAGTGGGTGCGGGGGCCGGGGTTGCTGGAACCGGTTCCGGGGGTGGTGTGCAAGCCCTGGTACTGGGTGTGGGGGAGGGTCGGCAACCGGCGCCCCCGTATCCGCTGGAGGCGCGGCGGCGTGGGCAGGAGGGAGTGGTGCGGATCCGGTTTTGTGTGGGGCAGGATGGGCGTGTGCTGTGGGCCGAGGCGTTGGATGGATGTTCGTGGCCCTTGTTACGGGATGCGGCGCTGACGACGGTGCGGCGTTGGTGGCGGTTTCGGCCGGGGGAGGTGAGGTTGTACGAGGTGGAGATTCGATTTGAGCTGGCCCGGGCCGAGGTTGGGTTTCGGGGTTGA
- a CDS encoding MotA/TolQ/ExbB proton channel family protein: MLANVLVHWFLAGGPIMWPILGCLLLAGTVLVERLVWWWSLTRRLNGPLLEEVLSAAGQGRWDRVVELVRRSDDPFLQTLRVGLEGANVSVVGAMQLRAAELLDQAEKRLWVLSTMITLAPLLGLLGTVVGIMRSFHFLGDQTVAAARISGGIAEALIATASGLFIAILCLLPYNWLSRRLSRMRGRLQRWIQHVDLLLEAQRARGVDWRAMVGGGSGAPSPSPARIFHDF, translated from the coding sequence ATGTTGGCGAACGTTCTGGTGCATTGGTTTTTGGCGGGTGGGCCGATCATGTGGCCCATTCTGGGGTGTTTACTGCTGGCGGGAACGGTTTTGGTGGAGCGGTTGGTCTGGTGGTGGTCTTTGACGCGGCGGTTGAATGGACCTTTGTTGGAGGAGGTTTTGTCGGCGGCGGGCCAGGGCCGGTGGGACCGTGTGGTGGAACTGGTGCGGCGATCGGACGATCCGTTTCTGCAGACGCTGCGAGTGGGATTGGAGGGTGCGAATGTCTCGGTGGTGGGGGCGATGCAATTGCGAGCGGCGGAGCTGTTGGACCAGGCGGAGAAGCGGCTCTGGGTATTGAGCACGATGATTACATTGGCGCCCTTGCTGGGATTGCTGGGCACGGTGGTAGGGATCATGCGGTCATTTCATTTTCTGGGTGATCAGACCGTGGCTGCGGCCCGGATCAGCGGGGGGATTGCCGAGGCGTTGATTGCCACGGCGTCGGGGCTGTTTATTGCGATCTTGTGTTTGCTGCCCTACAACTGGTTGAGCCGGCGACTGAGCCGCATGCGCGGGCGGTTGCAGCGTTGGATTCAACACGTGGATCTGTTGTTGGAAGCGCAGCGGGCACGGGGTGTGGATTGGAGGGCGATGGTGGGGGGTGGGTCGGGTGCGCCGTCTCCATCTCCTGCGCGGATCTTTCACGATTTCTGA
- a CDS encoding ExbD/TolR family protein encodes MPVTLGPNESGEEPPRIEIIPLIDIMFFLLAAFMLVSLSMTYLESVPVQLPAAASAESDTGMVTVHLVVDRNGMLWWEGRVYGPAELAAALAERLKGQREPRVVVSGDGEARHADVVRALDVVRALGIHQVTLHTRPAGQG; translated from the coding sequence ATGCCGGTAACCCTGGGCCCAAACGAATCGGGTGAAGAGCCGCCGCGGATTGAGATCATTCCGCTGATTGACATCATGTTTTTTTTGTTGGCGGCGTTCATGCTGGTGAGCCTTTCCATGACGTACCTGGAGAGCGTACCGGTGCAGCTGCCGGCAGCGGCCTCTGCGGAGAGTGACACCGGGATGGTAACGGTGCATTTGGTGGTGGACCGCAATGGCATGCTTTGGTGGGAGGGACGAGTGTACGGACCGGCGGAATTGGCTGCTGCTCTGGCTGAGCGATTGAAGGGGCAGAGAGAGCCGCGGGTGGTGGTCAGCGGGGATGGCGAGGCCCGGCATGCGGATGTGGTGCGGGCGCTGGATGTGGTGCGGGCGCTGGGGATTCATCAGGTGACGCTGCATACGCGGCCGGCGGGGCAGGGCTGA
- the pyrF gene encoding orotidine-5'-phosphate decarboxylase produces the protein MRNPIYVALDVPRADQALELVRELAPVVGGFKVGSELFTAAGPDLVRAIRSMGAPVFLDLKFHDIPNTVSRAVAAAVHLDVQMLTVHTLGGLAMLQAAEQAARQTASETGRTAPLVLGVTVLTSLDGAALAEVGCDDHVGRQVERLAMLAVRAGLRGLVCSPLEVAGLRQLLPPRMQLVTPGIRPEGSDPGDQKRTLTPQEALEAGADWLVIGRPITGAPRPREAAERILSGLRETSRA, from the coding sequence ATGCGGAATCCGATTTACGTGGCATTGGATGTTCCGAGGGCGGACCAGGCACTTGAACTGGTACGGGAGCTGGCGCCGGTGGTGGGCGGGTTCAAGGTGGGGAGCGAGTTGTTTACGGCGGCGGGGCCAGACCTGGTACGTGCCATTCGGTCGATGGGGGCCCCGGTTTTTTTGGATTTGAAGTTTCACGATATCCCGAACACGGTGAGCCGTGCGGTGGCGGCGGCGGTGCATTTGGATGTGCAGATGCTGACGGTGCACACCCTTGGGGGGTTGGCGATGCTGCAAGCGGCCGAGCAGGCGGCCCGGCAAACGGCCTCGGAGACGGGTCGGACGGCGCCGTTGGTGTTGGGGGTGACCGTGCTTACGAGTCTGGATGGGGCGGCGCTGGCGGAGGTGGGATGTGACGATCATGTGGGCCGGCAGGTGGAGCGGTTGGCGATGCTGGCGGTTCGGGCGGGTTTGCGCGGTTTGGTGTGTTCTCCGCTGGAGGTGGCGGGGCTGCGGCAGTTGCTGCCGCCGCGGATGCAATTGGTGACGCCGGGCATCCGGCCGGAGGGGAGTGATCCGGGCGACCAGAAACGGACTCTGACGCCGCAGGAGGCGTTGGAGGCGGGAGCGGACTGGTTGGTGATTGGGCGCCCGATTACCGGTGCGCCGCGGCCGCGTGAGGCGGCCGAACGGATTTTGAGTGGATTGCGGGAGACGTCGCGAGCCTGA
- a CDS encoding 3-keto-disaccharide hydrolase, giving the protein MVRLVLGLWISGGVGLGLTDCCAEDAGSAGVRVLFDGRDFTGWRGPTGDWQVAGDVELDPEDPRRLRAREGTGVAWNGPRGRTVHLVSEEEFGDAEIHVEFCLARRSNSGVYVMGRYEVQIYDSYGVERDKYPGIECGGIYPRWVDGREVEGHSPRVNASRPAGEWQSFDIVFRAPRFDAEGRKVEPARFVRVLHNGRLVHEDVVVNGPTRSALFEDERPTGPLMLQGDHGPVAFRNIRVRPLRLP; this is encoded by the coding sequence ATGGTTCGGTTGGTCTTGGGCCTGTGGATTTCGGGTGGGGTTGGGCTGGGGTTGACAGATTGCTGTGCGGAGGATGCGGGGTCTGCCGGGGTGCGTGTGCTGTTCGACGGGAGGGATTTTACGGGGTGGCGCGGGCCCACGGGCGACTGGCAGGTGGCGGGGGATGTGGAATTGGATCCCGAGGATCCCCGGCGTTTGCGTGCCAGGGAGGGGACCGGTGTGGCGTGGAACGGTCCACGGGGCCGGACGGTTCACCTGGTCAGCGAGGAGGAATTTGGTGACGCGGAGATTCATGTGGAGTTTTGTCTGGCCCGGCGTTCCAACTCCGGGGTGTACGTGATGGGGCGTTACGAGGTGCAGATCTATGACAGTTACGGGGTGGAACGGGACAAGTATCCGGGGATTGAGTGTGGTGGGATTTATCCGCGGTGGGTGGACGGTCGTGAGGTGGAGGGGCATTCGCCGCGTGTGAATGCGAGTCGGCCGGCGGGGGAGTGGCAGTCGTTTGACATTGTGTTTCGGGCGCCGCGGTTTGATGCGGAGGGGCGGAAGGTTGAGCCGGCGCGGTTTGTGCGGGTGTTGCACAATGGCCGGTTGGTGCATGAGGACGTGGTGGTGAACGGGCCCACGCGGTCGGCGTTGTTTGAGGATGAGAGGCCGACGGGCCCGTTGATGTTGCAGGGCGACCACGGTCCGGTGGCGTTTCGGAACATTCGGGTGCGACCGCTGCGGTTGCCGTGA